From Labrus bergylta chromosome 22, fLabBer1.1, whole genome shotgun sequence, one genomic window encodes:
- the LOC109993381 gene encoding E3 ubiquitin-protein ligase ZFP91 produces MQAADASADSTEQSSGRGGSRKRVKAAVTPPDGVDCLTGTVRVLRARGAVSDCHESKKTSTKNKSLCLHRGLRRPTGSKNAPAMKPLKESPAVKVSKNSLGTKPDKSIKGKGRPPRRASCTSLATACKPEAEAEASSSGEETGASEENNNTGPYDVDVHDSISDPYAALDEDPPFRDDPNDLICPPETNIEQSERCATLQKEVKKEESDTEEEDIKKEELTEIGEQSDDGAGDATETPRKRGRKQKDDKASRPPKRRKKPPVQYVRCEIEGCGTVLAHPRYLQHHIKYQHLLKKKYMCDHPSCGRLFRLQKQLLRHAKHHTDQRDYICEFCARAFKSSHNLAVHRMIHTGEKPIQCEICGFTCRQKASLNWHMKKHDAEASYQFSCSICNKKFEKKDSVIAHKAKSHPEVLIAEALAANGGSVISSPTIVPESVPTLSHPDTPSASKKVDGGTHTPLEQVVLPLAPQTQVDVPQGQFLQLPTHHVVQVAHQQQPATLLHLTTASPAHLSSTTHPQLIQLCTLPVGTVTAMPTSDQHSTLVSLGSVATLASTASLAQQQEMQWGRESQEDTQVPGEGELWDRVVVGDGEITWEGNGERTKDGEGVVWEKEGEKQIMLQFAEVHGDGLI; encoded by the exons ATGCAGGCCGCAGATGCATCCGCGGACTCGACTGAGCAGTCCAGCGGGAGAGGAGGAAGTAGAAAGCGCGTTAAAGCTGCAGTGACCCCCCCGGACGGCGTTGACTGTTTAACTGGTACTGTGCGTGTGTTGCGAGCCAGAGGAGCTGTATCTGACTGTCATGAGTCAAAGAAAACCTCAACCAAGAACAAGTCTCTGTGTCTTCATCGTGGACTAAGAAGACCGACTGGATCTAAAAATGCACCTGCAATGAA ACCCTTAAAGGAATCCCCAGCTGTAAAAg TATCCAAAAACAGTCTGGGGACTAAGCCGGACAAGTCTATAAAGGGCAAAGGGAGACCTCCACGCAGAGCTTCTTGCACCTCACTAGCAACAGCATGCAAGCCAGAAGCAGAGGCTGAGGCTTCATCAAGTG gagaGGAAACAGGTGCCTCTGAAGAAAACAATAACAC GGGCCCATATGATGTTGATGTCCACGACAGTATTTCGGATCCATATGCTGCCCTCGATGAGGACCCTCCATTCAGGGATGACCCCAATGACCTCATCTGTCCACCCGAGACAAACAT TGAACAATCGGAGCGGTGTGCAACGTTGCAAAAGGAGGTCAAGAAAGAGGAGTCGGATACGGAGgaagaagacataaaaaaagaagaattgaCTGAGATTGGCGAGCAAAGTGATGATGGAGCAGGCGATGCCACTGAGACACCCAGGAA gagggggagaaaacaaaaagatgacaaagCCTCCCGGCCACCAAAACGGAG GAAAAAGCCCCCAGTGCAGTATGTCCGCTGTGAAATAGAGGGCTGTGGGACGGTCCTCGCACACCCACGTTACTTACAG caccATATAAAATACCAGCACCTGCTAAAAAAGAAGTACATGTGTGATCATCCCTCGTGCGGACGCTTGTTTCGTCTCCAGAAGCAGCTGCTGCGCCATGCCAAACACCACACAG ATCAGAGGGACTACATCTGTGAGTTTTGTGCTCGAGCCTTCAAGAGTTCCCACAACCTGGCTGTGCACAGGATGATCCACACAGGGGAGAAGCCGATACA GTGCGAGATCTGCGGCTTCACCTGCCGTCAGAAGGCCTCCTTAAACTGGCACATGAAGAAGCATGACGCAGAAGCCTCCTACCAGTTCTCTTGCTCTATTTGCAacaaaaagtttgagaaaaagGACTCGGTTATTGCCCACAAGGCCAAGAGCCACCCTGAGGTGCTCATCGCCGAAGCCTTAGCAGCCAATGGGGGCTCGGTGATAAGCAGCCCGACCATTGTCCCAGAGTCAGTCCCGACGCTCTCTCACCCTGACACTCCTTCTGCTAGCAAGAAGGTGGACGGTGGTACGCATACTCCCTTGGAGCAGGTGGTGCTCCCACTTGCTCCACAGACTCAGGTGGATGTTCCTCAGGGTCAGTTCCTCCAACTGCCCACGCATCATGTGGTGCAAGTGGCACATCAGCAGCAACCGGCCACCTTACTGCACCTCACCACTGCTTCTCCCGCTCACCTCTCCAGCACCACCCACCCCCAGCTTATCCAGCTCTGCACCCTCCCTGTCGGTACCGTCACAGCCATGCCCACTTCAGACCAGCACAGCACTCTTGTCAGCCTGGGCTCCGTCGCCACGCTGGCCTCCACAGCGTCCTTGGCTCAGCAACAGGAGATGCAGTGGGGAAGGGAGAGCCAGGAGGACACACAGGTGCCTGGGGAGGGGGAGCTGTGGGACAGGGTGGTGGTGGGTGACGGGGAAATTACCTGGGAGGGTAATGGGGAGAGGACAAAAGATGGTGAAGGGGTTGTTTGGGAAAAAGAAGGGGAGAAGCAGATTATGTTACAGTTCGCTGAAGTTCATGGAGATGGTTTGATCTAA